From a single Catenulispora sp. MAP5-51 genomic region:
- a CDS encoding BTAD domain-containing putative transcriptional regulator, which translates to MEDGRLRVEALGPLRAFVGEREVVLGPPKQRAVFAVLAVSRSNVVSRDDLIDYVWGESPPATAAGNLHTYMSGLRRALGPWGEAVGSSGSGYSLRLGADGLDVVVAERVAARARAARAERDLPGAVAAFDEALACWRPGSALGGLPGPFAGEHRARVADLRLRLLVERAEVSMELGRPAAVAEQLQDHVRANPYHERLRGLLMSALHRSGQTADALAHYRELRKLLADDLGIDPSAESQALHAAILADNAGSSGNVGNTGNASAAPKPAAVVTPSSPQPSQQQRQPQQQPQPQAPPVRPAQLPRVDANFVGRVAAIHQVLEAARTAAAGDGAAATAVTGHGHGHGDADADGPQIVLIVGPGGIGKTALAVRCAHLLAAAYPDGQLHVNLRGFDPRHPARSSADVLHHLLASVNVRRIPEGLDQRAALWRSIVRDKRMLIVLDNAESAEQVEDLLPGGGPSFVVVTSRNRLSGLSVRYAARRVALSPLSADESLTLLFTSIGSVRVAGELSAARELAELCGHLPLALRIAAEQVSAGPAVKIGDVIDDLEDVRGRLDALQLPDDELSSVRGVLSWSYTRLDAKTARAFRLLGLVPGVSIRPEPAAALLALAPAEAADILRDMVGQHLLGTTTDTYWMHDLTRIYAEEAARLGEPEDARRQALERLLEWYVRLLAGRYENGSVRIPFTLDDDFPYAVAALEGQGERVAWCGQERDNIMALVVAARQMGRHDRAWQLCYLLFEYFYAAGQARDWAEIVQLGLRSADLLQDRLAQAVLHNHLSVAYSRLGQNDAAVRELRSALALAENLDRDGLRISILGNLASTLREAKDYAAALPYAEQAAALARGNGLPYYEAGTADVLCELYVELGEFAQALRVGEPGRQAARASKTPMLEANILIAIGAAEHGLGNAETAVEHFQEALSVSESGDDYHAARALLGLARVHRTEGRRSAAADLAGRALVLLQDLDAEDVDEVAEFLRELEGY; encoded by the coding sequence ATGGAGGACGGGCGCCTCAGGGTTGAGGCTCTTGGGCCGCTGCGTGCGTTCGTCGGCGAGCGGGAAGTGGTGCTCGGGCCGCCGAAGCAGCGGGCGGTCTTCGCTGTGCTCGCGGTGAGCCGGAGCAACGTCGTCTCGCGCGACGATCTGATCGACTACGTCTGGGGCGAGTCGCCGCCCGCGACGGCCGCCGGGAATCTGCACACGTACATGTCCGGTCTTCGCAGGGCCCTGGGTCCGTGGGGCGAGGCGGTCGGCAGCTCCGGGTCGGGCTACTCGTTGCGGCTCGGTGCCGACGGGCTCGACGTCGTGGTGGCCGAGCGGGTCGCGGCGCGGGCGCGCGCCGCGCGGGCCGAGCGGGATCTGCCCGGTGCGGTCGCGGCGTTCGACGAGGCGCTGGCGTGCTGGCGTCCGGGGTCGGCGCTCGGCGGGCTGCCCGGTCCGTTCGCCGGCGAGCACCGGGCGCGGGTGGCCGATCTGCGGCTGCGGCTCCTGGTGGAGCGCGCCGAGGTGTCGATGGAGCTCGGGCGGCCCGCCGCGGTGGCCGAGCAGCTTCAGGACCATGTCCGTGCCAACCCGTACCACGAGCGGCTGCGCGGACTCCTGATGAGCGCGCTGCATCGCAGCGGGCAGACCGCTGACGCGCTCGCGCACTACCGCGAGCTCCGCAAACTGCTCGCCGACGACCTCGGGATCGATCCGTCCGCGGAGTCGCAGGCGCTGCACGCCGCGATCCTCGCCGACAACGCCGGTAGCTCGGGGAACGTCGGTAACACCGGTAACGCTTCCGCCGCGCCGAAGCCGGCCGCCGTCGTCACACCGTCTTCCCCGCAGCCTTCCCAGCAACAGCGCCAGCCACAGCAACAGCCACAGCCACAGGCTCCGCCGGTCCGGCCGGCGCAGCTGCCGCGCGTCGACGCGAACTTCGTCGGCCGGGTCGCGGCGATCCATCAGGTGCTGGAGGCGGCCCGCACCGCCGCGGCAGGGGACGGCGCCGCAGCGACAGCAGTGACCGGCCACGGCCATGGCCACGGCGACGCCGATGCCGACGGCCCGCAGATCGTGCTGATCGTCGGCCCCGGCGGCATCGGCAAGACCGCGCTGGCCGTGCGCTGCGCCCACCTGCTGGCCGCCGCCTACCCCGACGGCCAGCTCCACGTGAACCTGCGCGGCTTCGACCCCAGACACCCGGCGCGCTCCTCGGCGGACGTGCTGCACCACCTGCTCGCCTCCGTGAACGTGCGGAGGATTCCCGAGGGCCTGGATCAGCGGGCCGCCCTGTGGCGCAGCATCGTGCGCGACAAGCGCATGCTCATCGTGCTGGACAACGCCGAGTCCGCCGAGCAGGTGGAGGACCTGCTGCCCGGGGGCGGGCCCTCCTTCGTCGTCGTGACCAGCCGCAACCGTCTCAGCGGTCTGTCGGTTCGGTACGCGGCCCGCCGGGTGGCCCTGAGCCCGCTGTCCGCGGACGAGTCCCTGACGCTGTTGTTCACCTCGATCGGCAGCGTTCGCGTGGCCGGAGAGCTGTCGGCGGCCCGGGAGCTGGCCGAGCTGTGCGGCCACCTGCCGCTGGCGTTGCGGATCGCCGCCGAGCAGGTGTCCGCGGGGCCCGCGGTGAAGATCGGCGACGTCATCGACGACCTGGAGGACGTGCGGGGCCGGCTGGACGCTCTGCAATTGCCGGACGACGAACTGTCCTCGGTCCGCGGCGTCCTGTCCTGGTCCTACACCAGGCTCGACGCCAAGACCGCCCGCGCGTTCCGCCTGCTGGGCCTGGTCCCGGGAGTGAGCATCCGGCCCGAGCCGGCCGCGGCGCTGCTGGCGCTGGCGCCGGCGGAGGCGGCGGACATCCTGCGGGACATGGTCGGGCAGCATCTGCTGGGGACCACCACGGACACCTACTGGATGCACGACCTGACGCGCATCTACGCCGAGGAGGCCGCCCGCCTCGGCGAGCCGGAGGACGCCCGGCGGCAGGCCCTCGAACGGCTGCTCGAGTGGTACGTCCGGCTCCTGGCGGGACGCTACGAAAACGGCTCCGTCCGGATCCCTTTCACGCTCGACGACGACTTTCCCTATGCGGTGGCGGCTCTGGAAGGCCAGGGGGAACGCGTCGCCTGGTGCGGCCAGGAGCGGGACAACATCATGGCGCTGGTCGTCGCTGCCCGGCAGATGGGACGCCACGACCGCGCGTGGCAGTTGTGCTACCTGCTCTTCGAGTACTTCTACGCGGCGGGGCAGGCCCGCGACTGGGCCGAGATCGTGCAACTCGGATTGCGCAGCGCCGACCTGCTCCAGGACCGCCTGGCCCAGGCCGTGCTGCACAACCATCTCAGCGTCGCCTACTCCCGGCTGGGGCAGAACGACGCCGCGGTGCGCGAGCTGCGCAGCGCTTTGGCGCTCGCGGAGAACCTCGACAGGGACGGGCTGCGTATCAGCATCCTGGGGAACCTGGCCTCCACGCTCCGGGAGGCCAAGGACTACGCGGCGGCCCTGCCTTATGCCGAACAGGCTGCCGCGCTGGCCCGGGGCAACGGCTTGCCCTACTACGAGGCCGGCACGGCCGACGTCCTGTGCGAGCTCTACGTCGAACTCGGCGAGTTCGCCCAGGCGTTGCGCGTGGGGGAGCCGGGCAGACAAGCGGCCCGGGCCAGCAAGACTCCCATGCTGGAAGCCAATATCCTGATAGCCATCGGCGCGGCCGAGCACGGGCTCGGCAACGCCGAAACGGCCGTCGAGCACTTCCAAGAGGCGCTGTCCGTCAGCGAATCGGGGGACGACTACCACGCGGCCAGGGCGTTGCTGGGCCTGGCCAGGGTGCACCGGACCGAAGGGCGGCGGTCGGCGGCGGCCGACCTGGCGGGGCGGGCGCTGGTGCTGTTGCAGGACCTGGATGCCGAAGACGTCGACGAGGTCGCGGAGTTCCTGCGCGAGCTGGAAGGCTACTGA
- a CDS encoding response regulator transcription factor: MTVAAHRAPNGDGHLRIAITSPDILAQIRRVFAGKNLAVDIVGMPYVEVAVRPAGGPVSPSTSTSTSTSTSTNPSPNPNPTVLRAEYQLSVIPAYDASEDRPEGTYRLPGPDGREITLSQRQREVMTLMSRGARNAEIAETLHVTEKTVKNHINRIFRELGVDGRVEAVLLWQRLQAQTGGARRWDGEGQ; encoded by the coding sequence ATGACAGTCGCCGCGCACCGCGCACCGAACGGCGACGGACACTTGCGGATCGCCATCACGAGCCCCGACATCCTGGCGCAGATCCGGCGCGTGTTCGCCGGCAAGAACCTGGCCGTGGACATCGTCGGCATGCCGTATGTCGAGGTCGCCGTCCGACCCGCCGGCGGCCCGGTGAGCCCGAGCACCAGCACCAGCACCAGCACCAGCACCAGCACGAACCCCAGCCCCAACCCCAACCCCACGGTGCTGCGGGCCGAGTACCAGCTGAGCGTGATCCCGGCCTACGACGCCTCCGAGGACCGGCCCGAGGGCACTTACCGGCTCCCGGGCCCCGACGGCCGCGAGATCACCCTGTCGCAGCGCCAGCGCGAAGTCATGACCCTGATGTCCCGCGGCGCGCGCAACGCCGAGATCGCCGAGACGCTCCACGTCACCGAGAAGACCGTGAAGAACCACATCAACCGGATCTTCCGGGAGCTCGGGGTGGACGGCCGGGTCGAGGCGGTGTTGCTGTGGCAGCGTTTGCAGGCACAGACCGGTGGCGCCAGGCGCTGGGACGGAGAAGGTCAGTAG